The proteins below are encoded in one region of Prosthecobacter dejongeii:
- a CDS encoding PVC-type heme-binding CxxCH protein — protein MNRLLLPLLATSAFAADFPKPFNSEKGDPMSAEEAAATMQLPPGFKCVVFASEPDVQQPIAMTWDAKGRLWVAENYTYAENPARWDTKLRDRIIILEDKDGDGKHDGRKVFWDQGAYLTSVEWGHGGAWILNDGTLSFIADKNGDDVPDAAPQILLDGFNTKTIGHNIVNGLRWGPDGWLYGRHGITDTSAVGAPGTPNEKRVKMNCAIWRYHPTRKILETVAHGGTNSWGHDWNAEGELFMINTVIGHLWHVIPGAYYRRMFGTHLNPHVYEVIEQTADHFHWDTGAEKWSDIRTGISNKTLELGGGHAHVGMLIYQGGTWPKEYHGKMLTCNLHGRRINVDTLEREGCGYVGKHAPDFMQAKDPWFRGLDLITGPDGNVFVSDWSDSGECHDNDGVHRTSGRIYKIVYGEPKKAEPFDVAAMKDEELVKLLGSENNWWSRKATFELQQKMYNMQVDGAEPSKSPHALRKEVRNNSAKSGETTFILGALFSDFEGRAHMRNYMEWAEYLNAKEESVRATVINFLVADNDTQGEWSEALALAPRTLQQNALHSPDPQVLEDEIAMWRFEGKSKLLPLLKVFAEMAKNDSSGLIRLHLASALQRLPLDARWPIATALAQRTEDANDRQQPLMIWYGIESAVAADPMRGVELIASAKIPTVRRLVARRITEEIEKQPAAVEALVALLGKQPELQKDILDGMSAALNGWNKAPKPKGWDEVAKLLETRSEAILASSGEGKMPSLLENVRQLSTIFGGGRPMEELIPIVKDMEGDASARRNAFASLTRSAKPELLPLIRGLVNDKVIGTEARSALAAYDDPSIPKALLQPWPGRSLEQQTATVNTLISRPAYAHALLDTLKAGKVPASVISPYQARAIVSLKNEALTKKLTEVWGELRDTPEAKKAEMAKWTAALTPAALAKGEAPKGKMVFMAACAACHKLYGEGGMIGPDLTGGDRHKLTYLLENILDPSAIVPADYRMTVFKLKDGRTITGVIPEQNPKTVTVQTPAERLTLERAEITEQQQLSMSLMPEGLLTALGEEQVIHLMAYLQSLGPVQ, from the coding sequence CTGCTGATTTCCCGAAACCTTTCAATTCCGAAAAAGGCGATCCCATGTCTGCCGAGGAAGCGGCCGCCACGATGCAACTGCCGCCGGGCTTCAAGTGCGTGGTCTTCGCTTCGGAGCCGGATGTGCAGCAGCCCATCGCCATGACCTGGGATGCCAAGGGCCGACTCTGGGTGGCGGAAAACTACACCTATGCAGAAAACCCCGCCCGCTGGGACACCAAGCTGCGCGACCGAATCATCATCCTGGAAGACAAGGACGGCGATGGCAAACACGATGGCCGCAAGGTCTTCTGGGACCAGGGCGCTTATCTGACCAGCGTGGAGTGGGGCCATGGCGGAGCCTGGATTTTAAACGACGGCACCCTGAGCTTCATCGCCGACAAAAATGGCGACGACGTGCCCGATGCCGCGCCCCAAATCCTGCTGGACGGCTTTAATACCAAGACCATCGGCCACAACATCGTCAACGGCCTGCGCTGGGGACCAGACGGCTGGCTGTATGGCCGCCATGGCATCACCGATACTTCCGCTGTGGGGGCTCCCGGCACGCCTAACGAAAAGCGTGTAAAGATGAACTGCGCCATCTGGCGTTATCACCCCACCCGCAAAATTCTGGAAACGGTGGCCCATGGCGGCACCAATTCCTGGGGCCATGATTGGAACGCGGAAGGTGAGCTGTTCATGATCAATACCGTCATCGGCCATCTCTGGCATGTGATCCCAGGGGCCTACTATCGCCGCATGTTCGGCACCCACCTGAACCCGCATGTTTATGAAGTGATCGAACAAACCGCCGACCATTTCCATTGGGACACCGGCGCTGAAAAATGGAGTGACATCCGCACCGGCATCAGCAACAAGACCCTGGAACTCGGCGGTGGTCATGCCCACGTCGGCATGCTCATCTATCAGGGCGGCACCTGGCCGAAAGAGTACCACGGCAAGATGCTCACCTGCAACCTTCACGGACGTCGTATCAATGTGGATACCCTGGAGCGCGAAGGCTGCGGTTACGTGGGCAAACACGCCCCTGATTTCATGCAGGCCAAAGACCCCTGGTTTCGCGGCCTCGACCTCATCACCGGCCCCGATGGCAACGTCTTCGTCTCCGACTGGAGCGACTCCGGCGAATGCCACGACAACGACGGCGTGCATCGCACCAGCGGGCGCATCTATAAGATTGTTTATGGGGAGCCGAAAAAGGCGGAGCCGTTCGATGTGGCGGCGATGAAGGATGAGGAGCTGGTCAAGCTGCTCGGAAGTGAGAACAACTGGTGGAGTCGGAAGGCAACCTTTGAATTGCAACAGAAGATGTATAACATGCAGGTTGATGGCGCAGAGCCGAGTAAATCTCCGCATGCGTTGCGGAAGGAAGTTAGAAATAATTCGGCGAAATCAGGGGAAACGACTTTCATCCTCGGAGCTTTGTTTTCCGACTTCGAAGGGCGTGCTCACATGAGGAATTACATGGAATGGGCTGAATATCTGAATGCCAAGGAGGAGTCGGTCAGAGCTACGGTAATTAACTTTTTAGTCGCTGATAATGACACTCAGGGAGAATGGTCTGAGGCATTGGCGCTCGCTCCTCGAACCTTGCAACAGAACGCCTTGCATTCACCAGATCCACAAGTGTTGGAGGATGAGATCGCGATGTGGAGGTTTGAGGGGAAATCCAAGCTCCTCCCATTGCTCAAAGTGTTCGCTGAAATGGCTAAAAATGACTCCTCCGGCCTCATCCGTCTCCATCTTGCTTCCGCGTTGCAACGCCTCCCTCTCGACGCCCGCTGGCCCATCGCCACCGCGCTGGCCCAGCGTACTGAAGACGCCAATGATCGCCAGCAGCCGCTCATGATCTGGTATGGCATCGAGTCGGCCGTGGCGGCTGATCCGATGCGCGGCGTGGAACTCATCGCCAGCGCCAAGATCCCGACGGTGCGCCGTTTGGTGGCCCGTCGCATCACGGAAGAAATCGAAAAACAGCCTGCGGCGGTGGAGGCCTTGGTGGCCCTGCTGGGCAAACAGCCCGAGCTGCAAAAAGACATTCTCGATGGCATGTCCGCCGCGCTGAATGGCTGGAACAAAGCCCCGAAACCGAAGGGTTGGGATGAAGTGGCGAAGCTCTTGGAAACAAGGAGTGAGGCCATCCTGGCCTCATCGGGTGAGGGCAAGATGCCCTCACTCCTTGAGAATGTGCGCCAACTCTCCACCATCTTCGGCGGTGGTCGTCCGATGGAAGAACTCATCCCCATCGTCAAAGACATGGAGGGGGATGCCTCCGCGCGTCGTAATGCCTTCGCCAGCCTCACCCGCAGTGCGAAGCCCGAGTTGCTGCCTCTCATTCGCGGTCTGGTGAATGACAAAGTCATCGGCACCGAAGCCCGCAGCGCCCTGGCTGCCTATGATGACCCGAGCATCCCGAAGGCCCTGCTTCAGCCTTGGCCCGGTCGCAGTTTGGAGCAGCAGACGGCCACGGTGAATACGCTCATCAGCCGTCCCGCTTATGCCCATGCCTTGCTGGACACCCTCAAAGCCGGGAAGGTTCCCGCCTCCGTCATTTCACCTTATCAAGCCCGTGCCATCGTCAGCTTGAAGAATGAAGCCCTAACCAAAAAGCTGACCGAAGTCTGGGGCGAGCTGCGCGATACTCCCGAGGCCAAGAAAGCCGAGATGGCCAAATGGACCGCTGCCTTGACCCCGGCCGCCCTGGCCAAAGGCGAGGCCCCCAAAGGCAAGATGGTCTTCATGGCCGCCTGTGCCGCCTGTCACAAGCTCTACGGCGAAGGCGGCATGATCGGCCCCGACCTCACCGGTGGGGACCGTCACAAGCTGACCTACCTCTTGGAAAACATCCTGGACCCCAGTGCCATCGTGCCTGCGGACTATCGCATGACCGTCTTCAAGCTGAAAGATGGCCGCACCATCACCGGCGTGATCCCCGAGCAAAATCCGAAGACCGTCACTGTGCAGACCCCCGCCGAAAGACTGACGTTGGAGCGCGCCGAGATCACCGAGCAGCAGCAGCTTTCCATGAGTCTCATGCCCGAAGGCCTGCTCACCGCCCTGGGCGAAGAGCAAGTCATCCACCTCATGGCCTACCTCCAGAGTCTCGGTCCCGTACAGTAG
- a CDS encoding transposase, whose protein sequence is MRFFDPEDQLVITQRKLPHWSQDGVVCFITWRTHDSMPKKVVEKWLTERGIWLEQRGIDVLERDWKRQLYQLDASVIAEFHDHFTSRWHEELDRCHGTCVLREAEMSGLVAESLMHFDGDRYEMLDFVIMPNHVHFLAMFPDKDVLLKQCESWKRYTGRWIQERLGTEGRFWRQDAFDHLVRHESQFKRLQRYIAENPVRARLRPAEFHLRQYSIHHSPSDGFGGSRKG, encoded by the coding sequence ATGCGCTTCTTTGATCCCGAAGATCAATTGGTCATCACCCAACGGAAGCTGCCTCATTGGTCCCAAGATGGGGTGGTGTGTTTCATCACCTGGCGGACGCATGATTCCATGCCAAAAAAGGTGGTCGAAAAATGGCTGACGGAGAGAGGAATTTGGCTGGAGCAGCGTGGGATTGATGTGCTTGAACGAGATTGGAAAAGGCAGCTTTACCAGTTAGACGCGTCGGTCATTGCGGAGTTTCACGATCACTTCACTTCACGCTGGCATGAGGAGCTGGACAGATGCCACGGCACCTGTGTACTGCGTGAAGCTGAGATGAGCGGTCTGGTGGCTGAAAGCCTGATGCATTTCGACGGCGACCGTTATGAGATGCTGGACTTTGTCATCATGCCTAACCATGTGCATTTTCTGGCGATGTTCCCGGATAAAGACGTCTTATTAAAACAGTGTGAATCCTGGAAACGATACACGGGCCGGTGGATTCAAGAAAGGCTCGGCACTGAAGGTCGGTTCTGGCGGCAGGATGCTTTCGACCATCTCGTTCGCCACGAAAGCCAGTTCAAAAGATTGCAGCGCTACATCGCCGAAAACCCCGTCCGAGCTCGCCTCAGGCCTGCGGAGTTTCATCTGCGGCAGTACAGTATTCATCACTCTCCGAGTGATGGGTTTGGTGGATCACGAAAAGGGTGA
- a CDS encoding GNAT family N-acetyltransferase, with translation MTWIDCGPQHLEAIRAIFNEAIANSTALYEDEPRSVAFMEAWFAAKQKAGFPVLGLINDEGVLMGFASYGPFRSHPGYRFTVEHSIYLDVRFRGQGLGTLFLERLVTTAQAQGHHLMIGVIDADNAASIRLHQRQGFTPCAHLREAGYKFGRWLDVVMYSIHLPPRDEVQYSSLSE, from the coding sequence ATGACCTGGATCGACTGCGGCCCTCAGCACCTGGAAGCCATCCGCGCCATTTTCAACGAGGCCATCGCCAACTCGACGGCTCTTTATGAAGATGAGCCGCGATCTGTGGCCTTCATGGAGGCCTGGTTCGCCGCCAAACAAAAAGCTGGTTTTCCGGTGCTGGGCCTGATCAATGACGAAGGGGTGCTGATGGGCTTCGCCAGCTATGGCCCGTTTCGTTCGCATCCGGGGTATCGGTTCACGGTGGAGCACTCCATCTACCTGGATGTGCGCTTTCGCGGCCAGGGTTTGGGCACACTTTTTTTAGAACGACTCGTGACCACGGCGCAGGCCCAGGGGCATCACCTCATGATCGGCGTCATTGATGCCGACAACGCCGCCAGCATCCGCCTGCATCAGCGGCAGGGCTTCACCCCCTGCGCGCACCTCCGCGAGGCCGGATACAAATTTGGCCGCTGGCTGGATGTGGTGATGTACAGTATCCATCTCCCTCCGAGAGATGAGGTACAGTATTCATCACTCTCCGAGTGA
- a CDS encoding GNAT family N-acetyltransferase, with the protein MPATLTTRAATEADVPTILALIHELAEYEKLTHEVVATVESLLETLFCPNPSAEALMGCVDGKAVGFALYFQNYSTFLARPGLHLEDLYVQPAHRGCGLGKALITAVARIAYERGCGRYEWTVLDWNTPAIRFYESLGAEMKSDWRIMRVTGPALTAMAKLST; encoded by the coding sequence ATGCCAGCCACACTCACCACCCGCGCCGCTACTGAAGCCGATGTGCCCACCATCCTGGCGCTGATCCACGAACTGGCCGAGTATGAAAAACTGACGCATGAGGTGGTGGCCACGGTGGAAAGCCTGCTGGAGACGCTGTTTTGCCCGAACCCCAGCGCCGAGGCGCTGATGGGTTGCGTGGATGGAAAGGCCGTGGGCTTTGCGCTGTATTTCCAAAACTACTCCACCTTCCTGGCTCGGCCGGGCCTGCACCTGGAAGATCTTTACGTGCAGCCCGCGCATCGCGGCTGTGGTCTGGGCAAGGCGCTGATCACCGCCGTGGCCCGCATTGCCTATGAGCGGGGCTGTGGGCGCTATGAGTGGACGGTGCTGGACTGGAACACGCCGGCCATCCGCTTTTACGAAAGCCTGGGCGCTGAGATGAAAAGCGACTGGCGCATCATGCGCGTGACAGGCCCTGCTCTAACGGCCATGGCGAAACTTTCCACCTAA
- a CDS encoding phospho-sugar mutase, which produces MSLEATLQSAADSGKLLPSSLENIQALLSASENPVYRSSIEELANSAQWDELNDRFFQALKFGTGGLRGRTVGKVVTAAERGDAAADQRPDHPCVGTNAMNYYNVGRATRGLVAYAKTYRATAGLTGKPSIVFSHDTRHFSAEFAQKCAQIAIDNGADVYLFDGCRATPEMSFAVRHLRADAGVMITASHNPAHDNGFKVNYSDGAGIVEPHATGIIKEVNAIVDEAYNPLPEDQQGKLTMLGEELDEIYLKRVETMMLQPELLKNEKAKNLKIVYTALHGAGGVLVPVLLKRLGFNFFTVPEQDVRDGRFPTVKSPNPENAPALKMAVDLANKEGADIVIGTDPDCDRMGVGVRNAQGEMVLLTGNQTGSLMGWYRLKTMTDLGILNDETRKNAVFLKTYVTSPMQDTIAAKYGVQCINTLTGFKWISAKLAKYEAALPAEILAKYRDLPAAESRAARLQYSKFLVFGGEESYGYMGDDFSRDKDGNGAVVMFAELAAYAASRGLTVVELLDEVYSEVGYFLEVNQSKVFEGASGAAQIAKLADTYGSNPPTEVDGSAVVNVRDFRKDEISDEEGEVVSKEKMLFVDLADGRSFAVRPSGTEPKIKYYMFGRQVPAAGQKLTADELAAAKTRVSASLESMWTWLEKDIDSRLA; this is translated from the coding sequence ATGTCCCTTGAAGCCACTCTCCAGTCCGCCGCCGATTCCGGTAAGCTCCTGCCCTCCAGCCTTGAAAACATCCAGGCGCTTCTCTCTGCCAGTGAAAATCCGGTCTATCGCTCCAGCATTGAAGAGCTGGCGAACTCGGCCCAGTGGGATGAGCTGAACGACCGCTTTTTCCAGGCCCTCAAATTTGGCACCGGTGGCCTGCGCGGACGCACGGTGGGTAAAGTGGTGACGGCTGCGGAACGCGGTGACGCCGCTGCAGATCAGCGCCCAGACCATCCCTGTGTGGGCACGAACGCGATGAACTACTACAACGTGGGCCGTGCCACACGCGGCCTCGTGGCCTATGCAAAGACCTACCGCGCCACCGCAGGCCTGACGGGCAAGCCGAGCATCGTCTTCAGCCATGACACCCGCCATTTCTCCGCCGAATTCGCCCAGAAGTGTGCCCAGATCGCCATAGATAACGGGGCGGATGTTTACCTTTTCGATGGCTGCCGCGCCACGCCCGAAATGTCCTTTGCCGTGCGCCATCTGCGTGCCGATGCAGGCGTGATGATCACGGCCTCGCACAACCCCGCCCACGACAACGGTTTCAAGGTCAATTACAGCGATGGCGCAGGCATTGTGGAACCCCATGCCACGGGCATCATCAAAGAGGTGAATGCCATCGTGGATGAGGCCTACAATCCGCTGCCGGAAGATCAGCAGGGCAAGCTAACCATGCTAGGCGAAGAGCTGGATGAGATCTACCTCAAGCGCGTAGAGACCATGATGCTGCAGCCAGAGCTGCTGAAGAACGAGAAGGCCAAAAACCTCAAGATCGTTTACACCGCCCTTCACGGCGCAGGTGGCGTGCTGGTGCCCGTGCTGCTGAAGCGTCTCGGCTTCAATTTCTTCACCGTGCCTGAACAGGACGTGCGCGATGGCCGCTTCCCGACTGTGAAATCGCCGAATCCGGAGAATGCCCCGGCTTTGAAAATGGCCGTGGATCTCGCCAACAAGGAAGGCGCAGACATCGTCATCGGCACAGACCCAGACTGCGACCGCATGGGTGTGGGCGTCCGCAATGCGCAGGGCGAAATGGTGCTGCTCACCGGCAACCAGACCGGTTCCCTCATGGGCTGGTATCGCCTGAAGACGATGACGGATCTCGGCATCCTCAATGACGAGACGCGGAAAAACGCCGTGTTCCTGAAGACCTACGTCACCAGCCCGATGCAAGACACCATCGCCGCTAAGTATGGTGTGCAGTGCATCAATACCCTCACCGGTTTCAAATGGATCAGCGCCAAGCTGGCGAAATACGAAGCCGCGCTGCCAGCGGAAATCCTGGCGAAGTACCGCGATCTGCCCGCCGCAGAATCCCGCGCCGCTCGTCTCCAGTACAGCAAGTTCCTCGTCTTCGGTGGTGAGGAAAGCTACGGCTACATGGGCGATGACTTCAGCCGTGACAAGGATGGCAACGGCGCCGTGGTCATGTTCGCCGAACTGGCAGCCTACGCCGCCTCTCGCGGCCTGACGGTGGTGGAACTGCTGGACGAGGTGTACAGCGAGGTCGGTTACTTCCTGGAAGTGAACCAGAGCAAGGTCTTTGAAGGGGCCAGTGGTGCCGCGCAGATCGCCAAACTGGCCGATACTTACGGCTCGAATCCTCCCACGGAAGTGGACGGCAGCGCCGTGGTCAACGTGCGCGATTTCCGCAAGGACGAGATCAGCGACGAAGAAGGCGAAGTGGTTTCCAAAGAGAAAATGCTCTTTGTGGACCTGGCCGATGGCCGCAGCTTTGCCGTGCGTCCCTCCGGCACAGAGCCGAAGATCAAATACTACATGTTTGGCCGTCAGGTACCTGCGGCTGGGCAAAAGCTCACCGCAGATGAACTGGCAGCGGCGAAGACCCGCGTCTCCGCCTCGCTGGAAAGCATGTGGACCTGGCTGGAGAAGGACATTGACAGCCGCCTGGCCTGA
- a CDS encoding ATP-binding cassette domain-containing protein: MSRPPLHRRPENVPQAPLSWLKPKHWWQLWKGEDSSILTTSTRNSMLPVLIEVFAGFSKLDGEVEEGEIESSLGYLRYDYSGAIYADMRRLYFEALQQPQDLAQRAKELSNELTMEQKILLCVQLYLLISSSLTNQRQMVEFYLFMTNLGIAAQAIDIVYQLNAGDKPTEEDFTSKSGQPLETLRVGSGDACDVLLRSLSADCSVVAFRFQNLVLLKNTGGIPILVRSRRQPPGDFSRLYPGERVVLEDVTLDYNDLISYFNSKKTVTGSQLYLTLTETGDAEIAQQRGRGTNLRVSFGLGVTVEALRSTDATINGVALKEGTIVEASIEDSIIAQGEIEISLRDLRVRAQEFGGQFRLEGSRNTYLVSNKPELLDEGDILLSEDTEGEILLRIECNYSQKTGELEVLRSSRPIYVGQIPVRDRIMLSDGDTITLGEGQFLRCHFSDRIIEEERNTIRQMEVRELAHRFDGRDTALDGISFIARRGEMICVMGPSGCGKSTLLRVLGGQLKTRGGEVLMNSLSLYNNLHNLTPYIAYIPQEDAFDPLLKVQENLDFSVAVRCPHLKTEERRKRVEAKLAELGLADMRKRLAGTPQQKYLSGGERKRLNAGLDMIGISDVYLFDEPTSGLSSKDSEHVLEIIRSLARNKIVLTSIHQPSMRLLQMFDKALLLDKGGKLAYFGTPQGMIEYFWKAYNDETGQREAEMPGNLTPDFVFDVLETPLRDISGDIIQERSADGHLVAARRFPPNFWRDRYQSHLMLESMAKAQAFPGSTNLIARPREDTHTTGRSRTMPKPPKHTLREESILFYTLLKRAFLSKLRNRTNLLTTLLEAPLLGFLISSVLKYSEEESYTYATAFHIPTYLFMSLVVAMFLGLTNSADEIIRDRHTLSRERNHNLRTFYYLSGKIISLSTFALIQCFIYLLIGNNVLEIRDMFFVHLWWMFVTALTGICLGLVISSVVTDNRTAINAIPLILIPQIILGGALIKYEEMNKNLDFVYSMQRWLDKAGVTEESEPSKLKVPFICQFMPLRWSYEAMLISQAKLNPLTAAQDQLEARIQELVNLPKDIKMTSDQQRDLDAAKQGLAVVSGLYAKTEREAAAKLREIRDATMRGRVTPKLLQSALEQEDGVSAEEIYVNRKVLDLVTKAEMERTDYRRKIQPNVFFGTVKRYFGTDFDTLWINAMVIFMTLAVLITVIEISLRRQLTRV, encoded by the coding sequence ATGTCCCGACCACCCCTGCACCGGCGGCCAGAGAATGTGCCGCAGGCGCCGTTGAGTTGGCTGAAGCCCAAGCACTGGTGGCAACTGTGGAAAGGGGAGGATAGCTCCATCCTCACCACCTCCACGCGCAATTCCATGCTGCCCGTGTTGATCGAGGTCTTTGCAGGCTTTTCCAAGCTGGATGGCGAGGTGGAGGAAGGGGAAATCGAGTCCTCACTGGGCTACCTGCGGTACGACTACAGCGGGGCCATCTATGCGGACATGCGCCGCCTTTATTTTGAGGCCCTCCAGCAGCCGCAGGACCTGGCCCAGCGCGCGAAGGAACTGAGCAATGAGCTCACCATGGAGCAGAAGATCCTGCTCTGCGTGCAGCTCTACCTCCTCATCTCCAGCTCACTGACGAATCAGCGGCAGATGGTGGAGTTCTACCTCTTCATGACCAATCTGGGCATCGCCGCCCAGGCCATTGACATCGTTTATCAGCTCAATGCGGGGGACAAGCCTACCGAAGAAGACTTCACCAGCAAAAGCGGCCAGCCTTTGGAAACCCTGCGCGTGGGCTCCGGGGATGCTTGCGATGTGCTGCTGCGCTCACTCTCCGCCGACTGCTCCGTCGTCGCCTTCCGCTTTCAGAATCTGGTGCTGCTAAAGAACACCGGTGGCATCCCCATCCTGGTGCGCAGCCGCCGCCAGCCACCGGGGGATTTCTCCCGCCTGTATCCGGGCGAGCGCGTGGTGCTGGAGGACGTGACGCTGGACTACAACGACCTCATTTCCTACTTCAACTCAAAGAAGACGGTCACCGGCTCCCAGCTTTACCTCACCCTCACCGAGACAGGCGATGCCGAAATCGCCCAGCAGCGCGGTCGTGGGACGAATCTGCGCGTCAGTTTCGGCCTCGGTGTGACGGTGGAGGCCCTGCGCAGCACAGATGCCACCATCAATGGCGTGGCTTTGAAAGAGGGCACCATTGTCGAGGCCTCCATTGAGGACAGCATCATCGCCCAGGGAGAGATCGAAATCTCGCTCCGGGATCTGCGCGTGCGCGCCCAGGAGTTTGGCGGCCAGTTCCGCCTGGAAGGCAGCCGCAATACCTACCTCGTTTCTAACAAACCCGAGTTGCTGGATGAAGGGGACATTCTCCTCTCTGAAGACACCGAGGGGGAGATCCTCCTCCGCATCGAGTGCAACTACTCGCAGAAAACCGGCGAGCTGGAGGTGCTGCGCAGTTCCCGCCCCATCTACGTCGGCCAGATCCCCGTGCGTGACCGCATCATGCTCAGTGATGGCGATACCATCACGCTGGGGGAAGGGCAGTTCCTGCGCTGTCATTTCAGTGACCGCATCATCGAGGAAGAGCGCAACACCATCCGCCAGATGGAGGTGCGCGAGCTGGCCCACCGCTTTGACGGGCGCGATACCGCGCTGGATGGCATCAGCTTCATCGCCCGCCGTGGGGAAATGATCTGCGTCATGGGCCCCAGCGGCTGTGGCAAAAGCACCCTGCTACGCGTGCTCGGCGGGCAGTTGAAAACTCGCGGTGGGGAAGTGTTGATGAACAGCCTTTCGCTGTACAACAATCTCCACAATCTCACTCCCTACATCGCCTACATCCCGCAGGAAGATGCCTTTGACCCGCTGCTGAAGGTGCAGGAAAACCTGGACTTCTCCGTGGCCGTTCGCTGCCCACATTTGAAGACGGAAGAGCGGCGCAAACGGGTGGAGGCCAAACTGGCTGAACTGGGCCTGGCGGATATGCGCAAACGCCTGGCTGGAACCCCGCAGCAAAAGTATCTCTCTGGCGGTGAGCGCAAGCGTCTGAATGCCGGCCTGGACATGATCGGCATCTCCGATGTCTATCTCTTCGATGAGCCCACCTCCGGCCTGTCCTCCAAGGACAGTGAGCACGTGCTGGAGATCATCCGCAGCCTCGCGCGCAACAAGATCGTCCTCACCTCCATCCACCAGCCCAGCATGAGGCTGCTGCAGATGTTTGATAAAGCCCTGCTGCTGGATAAAGGCGGGAAGTTGGCCTACTTCGGCACGCCGCAGGGCATGATTGAGTATTTTTGGAAAGCCTACAACGATGAGACTGGCCAGCGCGAAGCCGAGATGCCGGGTAATCTCACGCCCGACTTTGTCTTCGACGTTTTAGAGACACCCCTGCGCGACATCAGTGGCGACATCATCCAGGAACGCAGTGCCGATGGCCACCTCGTCGCCGCGCGGCGTTTCCCGCCGAATTTCTGGCGAGACCGCTACCAGAGCCACCTCATGCTGGAGAGCATGGCGAAGGCCCAGGCCTTTCCCGGCAGCACGAATCTCATCGCCCGTCCACGAGAGGATACCCACACCACGGGCCGCTCACGGACCATGCCCAAGCCGCCCAAACACACGCTGCGGGAAGAGAGCATCCTCTTTTACACCCTGCTGAAGCGTGCCTTTCTCAGCAAGCTGCGCAATCGTACCAATCTCCTCACCACCTTGCTGGAGGCGCCTCTGCTCGGCTTCCTCATCTCCAGCGTGCTGAAATACAGCGAGGAGGAAAGTTACACCTACGCCACCGCCTTCCACATCCCCACCTACCTCTTCATGAGTCTGGTGGTGGCCATGTTCCTGGGCCTAACGAACAGTGCGGATGAGATCATCCGCGACCGTCACACCCTCAGTCGAGAGCGTAACCATAACCTACGTACGTTTTATTACCTCAGTGGCAAGATCATCTCCTTGAGCACCTTCGCGCTCATCCAGTGCTTCATCTACCTGCTCATCGGTAACAACGTGCTGGAGATACGAGACATGTTCTTTGTCCACCTCTGGTGGATGTTTGTCACCGCTCTAACTGGCATCTGTCTAGGCCTGGTCATCTCCAGCGTGGTCACGGATAACCGTACCGCCATCAATGCCATCCCGCTCATCCTCATCCCGCAGATCATCCTCGGCGGGGCACTCATCAAGTATGAGGAGATGAATAAAAACCTCGATTTCGTTTACTCCATGCAGCGCTGGCTGGACAAAGCCGGCGTGACGGAGGAGAGCGAGCCGAGCAAGCTCAAGGTCCCCTTCATCTGCCAGTTCATGCCTCTGCGCTGGAGCTATGAAGCCATGCTGATCTCTCAGGCGAAATTGAATCCCCTCACGGCTGCGCAAGACCAGCTCGAGGCGCGCATTCAAGAACTGGTGAATCTGCCCAAGGACATCAAGATGACCTCCGACCAGCAGCGGGATCTGGATGCGGCCAAACAAGGCCTGGCCGTGGTCTCCGGTCTCTATGCCAAAACGGAACGCGAAGCCGCTGCCAAACTGCGCGAAATTCGCGATGCCACCATGCGCGGCAGGGTCACGCCCAAGCTGCTACAAAGCGCCCTGGAGCAGGAAGATGGTGTCAGTGCGGAAGAGATCTATGTGAACCGCAAGGTGCTGGACCTCGTCACCAAAGCAGAAATGGAGCGCACCGATTACCGCCGTAAAATCCAGCCCAATGTGTTCTTCGGCACGGTGAAACGCTACTTCGGCACAGACTTCGATACCCTGTGGATCAATGCCATGGTCATCTTCATGACCCTCGCCGTCTTGATCACCGTCATCGAGATCTCCCTGCGCCGTCAACTCACCCGCGTTTGA